TAAGGAATTTCGTGGGGGCTTAgggttagaggctatcgtgctgataacgtgttataaaagagaTGCTATGTAAGCTTATTATTACTCAAGACCAGAAGTCTatatttatacaagtattagaccGTCTTATTTAGACCGTCATAAGATAAATGAAAATCCTATTCCTAATAGGAATATGAAATAGTACTTATCCTAAATACATATGGAAAATGATAAACATCAAGTATAGATAAATGTAAACTCGCATTCACCTAAGTCATTAGCGAATGGACCGGATGGATAGTTGATGGGCCGGACGGTTTGGGCCTGATATGGGTCGATCACCACTTGGTTTATAACAATTAAACCTTCAAATTAGATTTTGTATCGTAATAAACTTTCAACATGGTTTACTCGTTCATCGAGTAGAAAATATGACTTGATGACCTGTAAATAAGATGACATGtaagttctttttaaaaaatatttttttaattatttaattaataaaagcaattaaaataaaatatgaaacataaataaaaattagaaaaggaaattttataaatcgattttaaaagttcttattttttttaaatatttttagaaatgcAATGTCACaagaaaaaagtttttttttttaatttttttttaaaaacatataaatgctctaatttattattaaaaaaaaaagaataattccGAACATATCAACATtattaataacattttttttcatatcaCGATTAAGAGTAACATTTTTCGTCATATCACCAGTGACGATGGCATCGTAAACCATTGTTATCCATACGTCAGAAAATGCAACATTTTCAAACATATCAACCTATCACTATTTCAAACATATCAAAACTAAATGACTtacaatttagaaaatattgctTTTAATGGTGATATGACAAAAAGTGTTAATGTTAATGGTCATatgttcaaaattatttttgaaaagaatTTGAGAGCTCTTATAtgattgttttcaaaaaaaagaattcttattttatataattttttcaaaaaaataaaatttatgactTATGAATAAAATTGGTTCTGACACCATCATCATTGgtggtacaaaaaaaaaatgttactttTAATCGTGACATGACGAACAATGTTATTGACTTATTGTTAATGGTGATATATTCGAAATTATTTATCggagattttatgatttttgaaaaagaactaaagtatttttgttttttcttcaaaaactgcatttttttattttctttaaaaatgacttaaaatatttatgtagttTATtagtcaaataaataaaaacaattttaaaaagaaaaactgacatgtctttttatttacatgttAACATGTTAGATTTTTAACTTAATGAATAAGTAAGCCAAGTTAAAGGTTTTTTACGATAAAATGTCAATTTGAAAGTTTAATATGCTCGTTAAATAATTTCAAACGTTAAACCGTAAATAAATGCTATTTCGAAGATTTTTATGCGATTCTCTGTTAAAGGTTTATGTCGAAAAGAATTTGGTAGAAAAAAGTAAGAAGCagaaataacaacaaaaaagtaaaaatccaTCTTCTAATCCGGCCCATAATTTCATAAGCCCATTTAAAATTGATGAACTGCATTTGTTGAAGAATATttgtccttttctttttctccgCAAAGAAAGCGGAGTCGAGAGTCACTGGTACCTGTCGGGGTCGGTTTTCTATCGGTAATCTTCAAATAGCTATCCTCGTTAAGCAGCGAATTGGAATTCTACGTTTAAAAGAGAGGATTTAGGTTTATAAATTTTCCAACTTTAGACCGATTCTGGGTAAATTGGTGAACAAATCGGAGAATTTGGCGTTAGGGTTTTCTTGTAATCGCGATTATGAAACCACACGATGATTGGGTTGATGGATCTTGGACTGTAGATTGTGTTTGCGGTGTGAATTTTGATGATGGTAAAGAGATGGTGAACTGTGATGAATGTGGCGTTTGGGTTCACACATGGTGCTCTCGTTATGCTAAAGGAGATGATCTATTTGCCTGTCATAAGTGCAAGATCAAAAACACCAAAGGGTTCATGTTCAAGGAGGTCCCAATTGAAGAAAGGGTTCATGTTCAAGGAGTTCCTGGTGGAGACTTGTCTCTGTTTGAAAACTTTTCGTCTGTTTCGTCACGTCAGCTGTGGAAATGTTCTGGTTGCGTGCCTAAGAAGTTTAGGTTTCAGTATAGAGAGTTTGCTTGTTGGGATGATCATGAGAAGGGAAATGCATGTGAAACTGAGGACCCAGAAGATGGTTCTGCTCCTATGAATGAAGGCAGAATAAGAAATTTTGTTTCTACACAAATGGAGATGAAATGTTTTAAGAGTGATGATATAAACAAAGAgacttatttttctaaagatcGGGTAAAGAAGAAGGTTAAAGTTGCGGATAAAGAGGGAGAAGATGATCATACAAATGATTTGGTGGGCAAAACCCTGAAAAATGCTATAGGAAGTATTTGACTTGGATGCAACAGGAGTCCTCACAACAAAAAGTTGTTATCCAAGTTTAAGCTTTTGAATGTTCTTGTGTCAGTGTTTAggtttcttttgaatttttttgtgtgtCAATGACTCCATGCTtatgtttataactttatattcaGATTTAACCCTTGTAGGGTTTCTTAAAGCATCTCTATTGGTACTctataatttctaaaataaagtaaGTCTATTTTAAAGTGGAATATAGAGGAAATTATGAAAGCCTTGGTCATGTTAATTGTTTTAGAATCCTTTGTCAATGGTTAGGCTTCTAACGTAGCGCTAGTTTATATTCTAGCCATTGCAAGTCAAATTTAACCACAAGCGGTTCATAGATTTCATTTGTATAATAGTAGAAACTCCATTaggtataaattaataaactcaCCGAAACTATGACACAATTCGCGAAATATAAGATAATATTATCTCAacataaacataatttaataattaaagtttatataaatatgaataatatattgtatatttgattttttattcaCGGTAaagtttatttgtatttttatttttatcaatatttcaaaatatttgatgttatatttcattttatgcttaaaatacattttcaTTTACAGTATATATTTTCTATGCACCAAATAATCAAATAAGAATAACATATAATGTGTCTCTAAAAAATTTACTCAATACATATACTGTTAAATAAAGTATTCATcttatttttacataaaaaatattttaaaagatataaatctaaaaaacttctgtaaatcaataaatttgtaacttaataaaatatccaaatcctaaaattattaattttttgaattgtCATAGGGATTAATTGTGTCAATGTATGGGGGTGTTTATAAAACATGCAATAAAAGGTGAATTTTCATATTGAGTTACTGCTCGAACCTTTAACATATTTGATACTGAATTTTCATATTTCAGGCTATCCCACATTTTCCGGGGACATAATGAGAATGCTGACTTTTTAGCTATAATGGATAGTTGTTTTCATAGGACTCTTTGTTTTGTTGGTTATTTTATTTCGGTCTGGTTACCAAACCActtcaagcttgagtaataaaatatatattttaatgttaatataaaaaagttttacAATGATTCAATATTCTCGACACATAAACCAAATTTTACGGGCATATTATAACATCTGCGTTTCGAGGATTGAGCTGGAACAGTCCAAAGACGAGGATGTTTGAATTGTCATCCGAGATCAGTTAGTCAATTACGGAATGACATATATACGTTTTGGTGGGAGCGATTACTGAGCCAAACGCATACTAATAGACCAAAGAAAATGGTTGGATCAGTTACTTGGTGGCCACTAATCAGTTACCCAGCAGTTATTAACATCGGTTACTAGCCTACTTGAGCAGTTATGTGGCGGTTACTGAACTGATAAGGGAGCAGTTATGGGCAGTTGACTGAGGCGGAATTGTTACTGGATTGATTAACGGTTACTGAGTGGCTTAACTGCTATGACAAATTACTGAATTCTTGACCCGTCACCTAGCGATTATGGGCAGTTGGCCAAATTAATCAAGATATTAGCCTGCTTGGGCGAGAGCAGTTGGGAACGATTATGGTGTGATCCATAAACCGTCCATAGTTTCTTTTAACTTTCTTTTCGTAGGAAAAACACAGAGAAGAGTTTCTGGCGGGAAACCGAACTGAGATAAAAAGAACATGAAAGGCAGAGAGAAAAGAGGAATTGATCGAAAACACGATACAAAGGACCGATGGGCATCGCAGTCCGTGGAGACGACTAGCTGAAAGTCGAGCGATGGATGATCTGGTATAGTTTGAGTCATTTATGGGTGTGATACTGATGGAGAGATGAATCACAAGGAATAACTGCATCAATATCGGTTACAATCGATGGTGAATGAGTATGTATCAAGAATATTGAGCATCGACCGGGTCTGTAGCAAACTAGAGTGATGTTCAGATGTATAGAGATTGATCGAGATCAATGAAGTGATCAGGAAAGAGTGAAAGAATTTTCGAGAAGGGTTATATGTGTCTCAACCGATGTACTTCTAGCAATCGGATGACCGATCTGGAAGAGGAGCAAACAGCTATTTCGACGAACTGGAGATCAGGATGAAACGTAATGATGAACCTTATGGTCGACagttagggccgaggatgattAATATACCTTGGTTTTACCGGTTTTAACCATGGTATAAATCCATTTATAGAGTCTTTATGTATGGAGATTATGGAGCCATTTGGAGCTTAAGTGAAGAAAACACGAAGTTTTGAAGTCGGAGTCGATATTTTGAAGTAGTGTCGATCAATACTCCTTGTGTATCGGTTTTAGCAAAACCTGGCTTAAGTTTCAAGAATTGCATTTTGGTCCAGAACTTTTCGTATTTGCAAAGAAAGCCCTAGACGTGTTTAACATATATTTGCATACTCGGTGATTCTCTTGTGCTTATGCACGGATATACATAATtagaaagtaaatatattttgataattaattaataatttagttggaccaaaaataaaattaataatttattttcaatctaaaattattttaaaattcataataataatctttaacaaataattatttttttagttagacAGGTGATTTTGgctatctaatatatattcggAGTGGTTATTCCTTTGGTATATACTAGATATATTAGATAGCATCAATTTCTAAGAGTTCAgccataatattttttgttctaaataatttaaaattttgattaattttgttatttgaatttagaaagatttttcttttagacatgtaaatatcttttattaatattatatataacattatatgtattattttcaaaattaaataaaaaataagttaaatttttgatcgattcaaaattacataaatgaatataacaataatattttgaaatctcatgtatatatatatttttaaaattgtaatagacagttaatattttatttagttattagtATGTTTTGAAGTATCCgtattttatttgtataaaataattaaaatattactaCAAAAATAATAGAGCTTTTTGCAAgattgactcaaaactcaaagtcaaacctaaaactaacccatgcttttcttggatttttcttttgtcctattcaccTCCACAAGTTCATGATATTCACGAAAATACcatcacattttttttattttttttttccgaaaatgatatttttactctcttaccctcatcatcttcaagtaattacaagattgccattgtgatcaataccccaaccaccatgaacaaccaatttgaagctcttaatgcacctataatcgatttacactctctctttctcacttgctatgaactaaaaacaacatctctttcactttgcctccatattcatccaaaaaactcaagc
This genomic stretch from Brassica napus cultivar Da-Ae chromosome C9, Da-Ae, whole genome shotgun sequence harbors:
- the LOC106359961 gene encoding uncharacterized protein LOC106359961, with translation MKPHDDWVDGSWTVDCVCGVNFDDGKEMVNCDECGVWVHTWCSRYAKGDDLFACHKCKIKNTKGFMFKEVPIEERVHVQGVPGGDLSLFENFSSVSSRQLWKCSGCVPKKFRFQYREFACWDDHEKGNACETEDPEDGSAPMNEGRIRNFVSTQMEMKCFKSDDINKETYFSKDRVKKKVKVADKEGEDDHTNDLVGKTLKNAIGSI